The Paramisgurnus dabryanus chromosome 1, PD_genome_1.1, whole genome shotgun sequence genome includes a window with the following:
- the LOC135750521 gene encoding myelin-associated glycoprotein-like, which yields MFAGEHHYIVPPETHLKGVCCGDWSISLPEKIEALSGSCVTINCTFDINNKYDKDLTDSAAGVWSKDEHQYNNNIVFNSSNSNFPFKGEITGKLKNKNCTTIFYNVTPNHKGTLYFRIEGNGGLKYTYTQQSVLIDVIDFPPKPTVQMLKDQMEVEVQEEVLEGSSMCLRCSAKTLCSSSPPTLTWSSTDRLHLNESSRLQLDQQKQTEIISDLNFTATHLQHGVTFICTITYQLQQRNTTAHNNITLRVQYAPKISLFSCNRTDVTVCLCEAHGNPSPKVEWFLSGRPVSNSTNTSISEERLSSTDLRSFISLHQSLTHTDTLQCVTINTHGNASQQIQLQYCSHEISFSLFSVLMGAAIGASLMMILCVIKHLFKRKHSQKRQEATTGSILTNEEHEGESVYANRAELSPAEAANYPESLHYSSIHFTNTHTESEEIMDASSLTAEYAAVHHYPAGASESSTDAQVIVNAEELKEEVKPKKSDQDL from the exons ATGTTCGCAGGGGAGCACCATTATATTGTTCCCCCCGAAACACACCTAAAAG GTGTTTGTTGTGGAGATTGGAGCATCAGTCTGCCAGAGAAGATTGAAGCTCTGAGTGGATCCTGTGTGACCATAAACTGCACATTTGatattaataacaaatatgacaaaGATCTCACTGACAGTGCTGCAGGAGTGTGGAGTAAAGATGAACATCAATACAACAACAATATTGTGTTTAACTCCAGCAACTCCAATTTCCCTTTTAAAGGGGAAATAACTGggaaattaaaaaacaagaacTGTACAACCATCTTTTATAACGTTACTCCAAATCACAAAGGCACATTATACTTTAGGATTGAGGGTAATGGTGGACTGAAATATACCTATACACAACAATCTGTTTTAATAGATGTGATCG ACTTCCCCCCCAAACCCACAGTGCAGATGTTAAAGGATCAGATGGAGGTTGAGGTTCAGGAGGAGGTGTTAGAGGGGAGCTCTATGTGTCTGCGCTGCTCTGCTAAGACTCTCTGCTCCTCTTCTCCACCAACTCTCACATGGAGCTCCACTGACAGACTCCACCTCAATGAGAGCAGCAGACTACAGCTGGATCAACAGAAACAAACTGAGATCATCTCTGATCTGAACTTCACTGCTACTCACCTTCAACATGGAGTCACTTTCATCTGCACTATAACCTACCAGCTACAGCAGAGGAACACAACAGCACACAACAACATCACATTACGTGTTCAGT ATGCACCCAAAATCTCTCTCTTCAGCTGTAACAGAACTGATGtaactgtgtgtttgtgtgaggcTCATGGGAATCCCTCTCCTAAAGTGGAGTGGTTTCTATCTGGACGTCCTGTCAGTAACTCTACAAACACATCCATCAGTGAGGAGCGATTGAGCAGCACAGACTTGAGGAGCTTCATTTCTCTCCATCAGTCacttacacacacagacactctGCAGTGTGTCACCATCAACACTCACGGCAATGCCAGTCAACAAATTCAACTGCAATACTGTTCTCATGAGATAA GTTTCAGTCTTTTCTCTGTGCTAATGGGAGCTGCTATTGGAGCTTCATTAATGATGATCTTGTGTGTTATTAAACATCTCTTTAAACG GAAACATTCCCAGAAGAGACAAGAAGCCACTACAGGTAGCATTTTGACAAATGAA GAGCATGAGGGAGAATCTGTTTATGCCAATAGAGCTGAGCTGTCACCTGCTGAAGCTGCGAATTACCCAGAATCCCTTCATTATTCCTCCATTCACTTCACAAACACCCACACAGAGTCAGAAGAGATCATGGATGCTTCCTCACTTACTGCTGAATACGCTGCCGTCCATCACTATCCTGCAGGAGCGTCAGAGAGCTCTACAGATGCACAGGTGATTGTTAATGCAGAAGAGCTTAAAGAAGAAGTAAAGCCTAAGAAATCTGATCAAGATTTATAA